In one Columba livia isolate bColLiv1 breed racing homer chromosome 23, bColLiv1.pat.W.v2, whole genome shotgun sequence genomic region, the following are encoded:
- the GH1 gene encoding somatotropin, translated as MAPGSWFSPLFIAVVALGLQWPQEAATFPAMPLSNLFANAVLRAQHLHLLAAETYKEFERTYIPEDQRHTNKNSQAFCYSETIPAPTGKDDAQQKSDMELLRFSLVLIQSWLSPVQYLSKVFTNNLVFGTSDRVYEKLKDLEEGIQALMRELEDRSPRGPQILKPTYDKFDIHLRNEDALMKNYGLLACFKKDLHKVETYLKVMKCRRYGEGNCTV; from the exons ATGGCTCCAG GGTCGtggttttctcctctcttcatcGCCGTGGTGGCCCTGGGGCTGCAGTGGCCCCAAGAAGCCGCCACCTTCCCGGCCATGCCCCTCTCCAACCTGTTTGCCAACGCCGTGCTGAGGGCTCAGCACCTTCACCTCCTGGCTGCCGAGACGTACAAAGAGTTC GAACGCACCTATATTCCAGAGGACCAGCGACACACCAATAAAAACTCTCAGGCATTTTGTTACTCAGAAACCATCCCTGCGCCCACGGGGAAGGATGATGCCCAGCAGAAATCG gACATGGAGCTGCTTCGGTTTTCGCTGGTTCTCATCCAGTCCTGGCTGAGCCCGGTGCAATACCTAAGCAAGGTGTTCACAAACAACCTGGTTTTTGGGACCTCAGACAGAGTGTATGAGAAACTAAAGGACCTAGAAGAAGGAATCCAAGCTCTGATGAGG GAGCTGGAGGACCGGAGCCCACGGGGTCCCCAGATCCTCAAACCCACCTACGACAAATTTGACATCCACCTGCGCAACGAGGATGCGCTGATGAAGAATTACGGCTTGCTCGCCTGCTTCAAGAAGGACCTGCACAAGGTGGAGACCTACCTAAAGGTGATGAAGTGCCGGCGCTACGGAGAGGGAAACTGCACCGTTTGA
- the CD79B gene encoding B-cell antigen receptor complex-associated protein beta chain, which translates to MADFCRTLWLLQANLWLMALVTGGISANMTIAGNSTGNSTGGECPMVHQHLRYVVAKKNMPVHFICYTQEPQSMQWYKTVKDSDEILELDHNTSHYHVERKPSFINFTIFRISYKDNGIYVCDSKNLTVEKQQPHGCGTELRVVGYSNIQQIQNRNTLKDAIIIIQSILLVIFISVPVLIFLDKGDGKERPEEEHTYEGLAVEQMATYEDITPFRDVKAKWTVGEHPGEE; encoded by the exons GTGGGATCTCGGCCAACATGACCATTGCTGGGAACAGCACGGGTAACAGCACAG GTGGCGAATGTCCCATGGTCCATCAGCATCTACGCTACGTGGTGGCCAAGAAGAACATGCCCGTCCACTTCATCTGCTACACCCAGGAGCCCCAGAGCATGCAGTGGTACAAAACGGTGAAGGACAGTGATGAAATCCTTGAACTGGACCACAACACCTCCCACTACCATGTCGAGAGGAAACCCAGCTTCATCAACTTCACCATCTTCAGGATCAGCTACAAGGACAACGGCATCTACGTGTGCGACAGCAAGAACCTCACggtggagaagcagcagccacaCGGGTGCGGGACAGAGCTGAGAGTTGTGG GTTACAGCAACATCCAGCAGATCCAGAACAGGAACACCCTGAAAGACGCCATCATCATCATCCAGTCCATCCTCCTGGTCATCTTCATCAGTGTCCCCGTGCTCATCTTCCTAGATAAA GGTGACGGCAAGGAAAGGCCGGAGGAGGAGCACACCTATGAG GGCCTGGCGGTGGAGCAGATGGCCACCTACGAAGACATCACTCCTTTCCGGGACGTGAAGGCCAAGTGGACAGTCGGGGAGCACCCGGGCGAGGAGTGA
- the LOC110363123 gene encoding leucine-rich repeat-containing protein 37A-like translates to MRPPQPGRPLLLLLLVTVPCPGQPGGPCPLPCRCHQRLLDCSHAALARVPPATRRRALFILDFTGNSISSIEKQAWREYPWAEYLVLQDNDLRVVKRRSLEGLLLLKHLDLSCNKILAIEERAFEPLPFLQLINLGGNLITQIRNGTFQAWHGMQFLQKLILSQNPLSIIADTSFFKLPSVKYLDLGATQVTKQTLLTLLLTTIRLETLKLPSEMFCCLCQEKPTTGTPCRTINFQCESLCSTGAPQCAHTDPLAEAQGAIMEVPRYRKLTASTVLNLKPKEASLGVHKTITLAVVLSLTGTDADLSNLNNHISRPNPRSPQHLSRQGGKNSEELVLHMGCTGETDRRKLYILVKALVAELKKQLHQPKSVGSVKSTISTLPAPAVLTDEVEEDRSTGRLRKRRGLNLNPAALKPWEAAGRFNPADNVSISRHGKISTPPKRFPSRSSAAAPRLPRPFKIRDYLDTVEQTKKHPPSGELGGAEDAEEAPSPRQDDVWTYRKHKQGDSKYLNQSNLLFSKPFRNVNLEEEPTLIESKAEQGLNTNQRVFDNLLVNKNPHTASSRLEDAAEEEGSSVKGHLPAAPRTTETHQKQQNEGSSFPNNPGSSASPDDALVQGDLFEAKVNHHLRWLITEEALRAFITRMARALGMDCSVPKLQPACAKLLDKLELLVKLLSERQDKQEASGLVGQCLREGNVSSGMGRAEYMGRKTSGKKAQYTSSDRLLLAIAVSVTIVINLLLMCLVEVYSSRHSAASHPQSAGKSRPKCFFQKLLPWGWGKNKEDVREQGSPVSDPSQTKPQWLRDLYLPLDPQQLKSIAELYDGDISDEEEMFNKFELNWMPTAPRKSCDPREMPLPADLIPRPSASSAPQELQIWSHFTAEDAPGGHVVRVPQNSPWRDGEPL, encoded by the exons ATGAGGCCGCCCCAGCCGGGCCGcccgctcctgctgctgctgctggtgaccGTCCCCTGCCCGGGGCAGCCCGGGGGACCCTGCCCGCTCCCCTGTCGCTGCCACCAGCGCCTGCTGGACTGCAGCCATGCCGCCCTGGCCCGCGTGCCCCCGGCCACCCGCCGCCGGGCCCTCTTCATTCT AGATTTCACTGGCAACTCCATTTCTTCCATCGAAAAACAAGCGTGGAGGGAATACCCGTGGGCTGAGTACTT AGTCCTCCAGGACAATGATCTGCGGGTGGTGAAGCGGCGTTCGCTGGAGGGTCTGCTCCTGCTGAAGCACTT GGATCTATCCTGCAACAAAATCCTGGCGATTGAGGAACGTGCTTTTGAGCCACTTCCTTTTTTGCAGCTTAT aaacCTGGGTGGGAATCTCATCACGCAGATCCGGAACGGCACTTTCCAGGCTTGGCACGGGATGCAGTTCTTACAGAAGCT GATCCTCAGCCAAAACCCCCTGTCCATTATTGCTGACACATCGTTCTTCAAGCTGCCTTCAGTCAAATACCT AGACCTGGGTGCTACACAAGTGACCAAGCAGACGTTACTCACGCTCCTCCTGACAACAATCCGCTTGGAAACACT CAAACTGCCCAGTGAGATgttctgctgcctctgccaggaGAAACCCACCACTGGAACCCCATGCAGGACCATCAACTTCCAGTGCGAGAGCCTGTGCAGCACCGGCGCTCCCCAGTGTG CTCACACGGATCCTCTGGCAGAGGCACAAGGAGCAATAATGGAAGTGCCACGATACAGAAAACTGACCGCCAGCACGGTGTTAAACCTCAAGCCCAAGGAGGCATCGCTCGGAGTCCATAAAACCATAACACTCGCAGTCGTCCTGAGCCTGACTGGCACTGACGCTGATCTCAGTAACCTGAATAATCACATTTCCAGACCAAATCCACGTTCCCCTCAGCACCTATCCAGGCAGGGAGGCAAAAACAGCGAGGAGCTGGTGCTGCACATGGGCTGTACCGGGGAAACTGATAGAAGGAAACTCTATATTCTAGTAAAGGCTCTTGTGGCCGAACTCAAGAAGCAGCTGCACCAGCCTAAAAGCGTCGGGAGTGTAAAAAGCACCATCTCAACCCTGCCAGCACCTGCCGTGCTGACGGATGAGGTGGAGGAAGACAGAAGCACAGGACGGTTGCGGAAGCGGCGTGGTTTAAATTTGAACCCGGCAGCGTTAAAGCCCTGGGAAGCAGCTGGCAGGTTCAACCCTGCTGACAACGTCTCCATCTCCAGACATGGCAAAATATCCACACCTCCAAAACGTTTCCCTTCACGCtcctcagcagcagcccctCGTTTGCCCAGGCCTTTTAAGATTCGAGATTATTTAGATACTGTGGAACAGACCAAGAAACATCCCCCATCCGGTGAGTTGGGGGGTGCAGAAGATGCTGAGGAAGCACCATCTCCAAGGCAGGACGATGTTTGGACTTACAGGAAGCACAAGCAGGGGGACAGTAAATATCTGAATCAAAGTAATCTGCTTTTCTCCAAGCCATTTCGCAATGTGAATCTGGAGGAAGAGCCCACACTGATAGAAAGTAAAGCAGAGCAGGGACTAAACACAAACCAGCGTGTTTTTGATAACCTGTTGGTTAACAAGAACCCCCACACTGCAAGCAGCAGGTTAGAGGACGCAGCTGAAGAAGAGGGTTCCTCTGTAAAGGGGCATTTACCCGCCGCCCCTCGAACCACAGAAACACACCAGAAACAACAAAACGAAGGATCCAGTTTCCCGAACAACCCAGGGAGCTCCGCCAGCCCAGACGATGCGCTGGTTCAAGGAGACCTCTTTGAAGCCAAGGTCAACCACCACCTTCGCTGGCTCATCACTGAGGAAGCCCTGCGGGCGTTCATCACCCGCATGGCGCGGGCGCTGGGGATGGACTGCAGCGTCCCCAAGCTCCAGCCGGCCTGCGCAAAGCTGCTCGACAAGTTGGAGCTGCTTGTGAAGCTGCTCAGCGAGAGGCAGGACAAGCAGGAAGCCTCAGGGCTTGTGGGTCAGTGTCTCCGGGAAGGGAATGTCTCCAGTGGAATGGGCCGAGCTGAGTACATGGGCAGGAAAACCTCAGGGAAG AAAGCACAGTACACCTCCAGCGACAGACTCCTGTTAGCAATAGCGGTGTCTGTCACCATCGTGATTAATCTGCTGCTGATGTGTCTCGTCGAG GTTTACTCCTCAAGACATTCAGCCGCTTCCCACCCCCAAAGCGCCGGTAAATCACGACCGAAATG tttCTTTCAAAAACTCCTGCCATGGGGATGGGGCAAGAACAAGGAGGACGTGAGAGAGCAG GGCTCGCCCGTGTCGGATCCgagccaaaccaaaccccagTGGCTCAGAGACCTGTACCTGCCCCTCGATCCCCAGCAGCTCAAATCCATCGCCGAGCTGTACGATGGAGACATCTCAGACGAGGAGGAGATGTTCAACAAGTTCGAGCTGAA CTGGATGCCCACAGCACCCCGGAAAAGCTGCGACCCCAGGGAAATGCCATTACCCGCAGACCTGATTCCTCGTCCTTCCGCCTCCAGCGCACCCCAAGAGCTGCAGATCTGGTCCCACTTCACGGCAGAGGACGCTCCGGGTGGCCACGTGGTCAGGGTACCCCAAAACTCACCCTGGCGGGACGGGGAGCCCTTGTAG
- the RDM1 gene encoding RAD52 motif-containing protein 1 isoform X1: protein MAGGSPSMAELLEFRVPAGRDRTLLVWGLEPEPGLEHSLFLAFSKFGPLYSVRARRNAAVAGPGYYAIIKFYSAGDASRAQRACNGQRLFQKSPLKVCVCTKQKGFQQQVLALNSNKCQELANHYLGFNGWSSRIITLQNVSGFDGENEELGETLQKRSVKYLCAVEVTLPNHGIRTRGVALGEAHVENGEDPLEFLTATRRVQKIAAGRALSNAFQKILLVVLENGKVAVEYNSTQEELTDSLTEEELKGLVQVNELSLEQFDFEEEEVLSDLSFDDELSSLEMPPN, encoded by the exons ATGGCGGGCGGTTCTCCCAGCATGGCGGAGCTGCTGGAGTTCCGTGTGCCCGCGGGGAGGGACCGCACTCTGCTGGTCTGGGGGCTAGAGCCGGAGCCGGGCCTGGAG CATTCCCTATTTTTGGCGTTTTCCAAATTCGGGCCGCTGTACTCGGTGCGGGCGCGCAGGAACGCGGCCGTGGCCGGGCCCGGCTATTACGCCATCATCAAGTTTTATTCTGCCGGAGATGCCAGCAGAGCCCAACGTGCCTGCAACGGGCAAAGGTTGTTCCAGAAATCTCCCCTGAAG GTTTGTGTTTGCACCAAGCAGAAGGGGTTTCAGCAACAAGTCCTTGCTCTCAACAGCAACAAGTGCCAGGAGTTGGCCAACCACTACCTTGGCTTTAACGGTTGGTCCAGCCGCATCATCACG CTGCAGAATGTATCTGGCTTTGATGGTGAGAATGAGGAGCTGGGAGAGACATTGCAGAAGAGATCGGTGAAATACCTGTGTGCCGTGGAGGTGACGCTGCCCAACCATGGCATACGCACCAGGGGAGTTGCTCTCGGCGAGGCCCATGTAGAAAACGGTGAAG ATCCTCTGGAGTTTCTCACAGCCACAAGAAGAGTTCAGAAAATTGCAGCTGGGAGGGCTTTGTCTAACGCCTTTCAGAAGATACTCCTTGTAGTCTTAG aGAATGGGAAAGTGGCCGTGGAGTATAATTCCACGCAAGAGGAGCTCACAGACTCCTTAACAGAAGAGGAACTGAAGGGGCTTGTCCAG GTCAATGAATTGTCCTTGGAACAGTTTGACTTTGAAGAAGAGGAGGTTTTGTCTGATCTCAGTTTTGATGACGAGCTCTCTAGCCTGGAGATGCCACCTAATTAG
- the RDM1 gene encoding RAD52 motif-containing protein 1 isoform X2, producing the protein MFHWKLRPRKAGWQKARWFRHSLFLAFSKFGPLYSVRARRNAAVAGPGYYAIIKFYSAGDASRAQRACNGQRLFQKSPLKVCVCTKQKGFQQQVLALNSNKCQELANHYLGFNGWSSRIITLQNVSGFDGENEELGETLQKRSVKYLCAVEVTLPNHGIRTRGVALGEAHVENGEDPLEFLTATRRVQKIAAGRALSNAFQKILLVVLENGKVAVEYNSTQEELTDSLTEEELKGLVQVNELSLEQFDFEEEEVLSDLSFDDELSSLEMPPN; encoded by the exons ATGTTTCACTGGAAGCTTCGCCCACGCAAAGCGGGATGGCAGAAAGCGAGATGGTTTAGG CATTCCCTATTTTTGGCGTTTTCCAAATTCGGGCCGCTGTACTCGGTGCGGGCGCGCAGGAACGCGGCCGTGGCCGGGCCCGGCTATTACGCCATCATCAAGTTTTATTCTGCCGGAGATGCCAGCAGAGCCCAACGTGCCTGCAACGGGCAAAGGTTGTTCCAGAAATCTCCCCTGAAG GTTTGTGTTTGCACCAAGCAGAAGGGGTTTCAGCAACAAGTCCTTGCTCTCAACAGCAACAAGTGCCAGGAGTTGGCCAACCACTACCTTGGCTTTAACGGTTGGTCCAGCCGCATCATCACG CTGCAGAATGTATCTGGCTTTGATGGTGAGAATGAGGAGCTGGGAGAGACATTGCAGAAGAGATCGGTGAAATACCTGTGTGCCGTGGAGGTGACGCTGCCCAACCATGGCATACGCACCAGGGGAGTTGCTCTCGGCGAGGCCCATGTAGAAAACGGTGAAG ATCCTCTGGAGTTTCTCACAGCCACAAGAAGAGTTCAGAAAATTGCAGCTGGGAGGGCTTTGTCTAACGCCTTTCAGAAGATACTCCTTGTAGTCTTAG aGAATGGGAAAGTGGCCGTGGAGTATAATTCCACGCAAGAGGAGCTCACAGACTCCTTAACAGAAGAGGAACTGAAGGGGCTTGTCCAG GTCAATGAATTGTCCTTGGAACAGTTTGACTTTGAAGAAGAGGAGGTTTTGTCTGATCTCAGTTTTGATGACGAGCTCTCTAGCCTGGAGATGCCACCTAATTAG